One Aneurinibacillus migulanus genomic region harbors:
- a CDS encoding aldehyde dehydrogenase, which yields MIKTKPIDCLHFIDGKYVPSKNEKTFVNINPATEEVMGTVAEGGKEEIALAVAAAKRAFEGSWRRMPAGERARIIRRIGDIILERKDELAALESFDTGKPYGLASSIDIPRAAYNFHFFADYMASIGTEAYQMDDVALNYAIRRPLGVVGLINPWNLPLLLMTWKLAPCLAAGNTAVLKPAEWTPMTATLLGEICKEAGVPDGVVNIVHGFGPDSAGAALTEHPDVCAISFTGETTTGKHIMTAAAKTLKRLSYELGGKNPNIIFADADLDEVIETTIKSSFINQGEVCLCGSRIYVERPLYDAFVERFTAKTKELIVGDPLDPNTTVGTLISEEHYNRVRSYVELAVEEGGVIETGGKRPEHLSTGYYLEPTIITGLTNDCRVVQEEIFGPVVTILPFDREEEVIKQANDTHYGLSATIWTNDLRRAHRVAAQIEAGIIWVNTWFLRDLRTPFGGMKQSGIGREGGMHSFEFYSELSNICIKL from the coding sequence AGATTGCTCTTGCTGTTGCTGCTGCAAAGCGTGCGTTTGAAGGATCGTGGCGACGTATGCCTGCAGGAGAGCGCGCCCGAATTATCCGACGTATCGGGGATATCATTTTAGAGCGAAAAGATGAACTGGCTGCACTTGAATCGTTCGACACAGGTAAGCCGTACGGGCTTGCAAGCAGTATCGACATTCCACGCGCGGCATACAATTTTCACTTTTTTGCCGATTATATGGCTTCGATTGGAACGGAAGCATACCAGATGGATGATGTGGCACTGAATTATGCGATCCGTCGACCACTCGGGGTCGTCGGCCTAATTAATCCATGGAATTTACCGCTATTGCTGATGACCTGGAAGCTCGCACCCTGCCTGGCTGCCGGAAACACAGCAGTTCTTAAGCCAGCAGAGTGGACCCCGATGACCGCGACACTATTAGGCGAAATCTGCAAAGAGGCTGGCGTGCCAGATGGGGTTGTGAACATTGTACACGGTTTTGGTCCTGATTCGGCGGGTGCAGCCTTGACGGAACACCCGGATGTTTGTGCAATTTCCTTTACTGGAGAAACAACAACAGGTAAGCACATTATGACGGCTGCTGCCAAAACATTGAAGCGACTATCCTATGAACTGGGGGGAAAAAATCCAAACATTATTTTCGCGGATGCTGACCTGGATGAAGTGATTGAAACAACAATAAAATCAAGTTTTATTAATCAAGGTGAGGTTTGCCTGTGCGGATCGCGCATCTATGTAGAACGTCCGCTATATGATGCATTTGTAGAAAGGTTTACAGCAAAAACAAAAGAGTTAATCGTTGGTGATCCACTGGATCCGAATACAACAGTAGGCACACTCATTAGTGAAGAACATTATAATCGTGTACGCAGTTATGTGGAGTTAGCTGTAGAAGAGGGCGGTGTTATTGAAACAGGCGGTAAGCGTCCTGAACATCTTTCTACCGGATATTATTTGGAACCGACCATTATTACCGGATTAACAAATGATTGTCGTGTTGTTCAAGAGGAAATTTTCGGCCCTGTTGTTACGATTCTTCCGTTTGATAGGGAAGAAGAGGTTATTAAGCAGGCAAACGACACGCATTACGGATTGAGTGCCACCATTTGGACAAATGATTTGCGTCGTGCCCACCGTGTAGCAGCTCAAATTGAAGCAGGTATTATCTGGGTAAACACATGGTTCCTCCGCGATTTACGTACACCGTTTGGAGGAATGAAGCAGAGCGGAATTGGACGGGAAGGCGGTATGCATAGCTTCGAGTTTTATAGTGAGCTATCAAACATTTGCATCAAATTATAA